attataaattaattaaattaatgttttttaattaatgtgaagttttatatttatataataaatttaattcatcataatatattgcaaaaaaaaaaaattagcatAGAAACATAATACATAATGAATTACCATTCTAGCCATCATATTAGACCCGAGGAGGAAATATTTGTTGATAAGGGTATACAAAATGTACAGTTACGAAGAAAGAATAAAATGCTTATAGTTACCCTGGCTATCGTTTTAAGTATGTTTGGTTTTACtgtcatatattttaataaaacaaataaatcatCTTTTAATAATGGAAATGTTGAAAATTATTCGAATGATGactatttaataaattacttATTAAAAAGCAAGGCAGTAAAGAAATTTATGGGATCTAAAATTGAAGAACTTATAGTAGAAAGTGAAAAGAATGAAaagaatgaaaataatagcGTTGTCgttaaagataataaaaataataaggacaataacgaaaaaaatgtattatttaataaaaataccgACAACAAAAAATTCACAGCAAATTTACATGATATGCAATCTATTATGAACAATTTAGAATCTGTGAACCTTTTTTATAGTTtcatgaaaaaatataacaaagaATATAGTTCAGCTGAAGAAATGCAAGAGAGATTTTATATCTTTtctgaaaaattaaaaaaaattgaaaaacataataaagaaaatcaTTTGTATACAAAAGGTATTAATGCATTTAGTGACATGCGTCATGAAGAatttaaaatgaaatatttaaataataaactaAAAGAAAATCATCAGATTGATCTTCGTCATTTAATTCCCTATACTATTGCAATTAACAAGTACAAGTCTCCAACCGATCAAATTAACTATACAAGTTTTGATTGGAGAGACCATAATGCTATTATAGACATTAAAGATCAACAAAAGTGTGCTTCATGTTGGGCATTTGCTACAGCGGGTGTTGTCGCAGCCCAATATGCTATTAGAAAAAATCAAAAGGTTTCTTTAAGTGAACAACAATTAGTTGATTGTGcacaaaataattttggaTGTGATGGAGGTATCCTTCCATATGCTTTTGAAGATCTTATAGATATGAATGGTTTATGTGAAGATAAATATTATCCATATGTAAGTAATCTTCCAGAATTATGCGAAATTAACAAGTGTCAAGAAAAATACACAATTTCAAAATTTGCATTAGTACCATTCAATAATTATAAAGAAGCTATTCAATATTTAGGTCCAATCACAATAGCTGTAGGTGTAGCTGATGATTTTGAATCTTACAGTGGTGGTATATTCGATGGAGAATGTACAAGTTATGCAAACCATGCAGTTATGCTTATTGGATATGGTGTTGAAGATGTATATGATATACATCTtcaaaaatatgttaaagaatattattatataattagaAACTCTTGGGGTGAATTCTGGGGAGAACATGGTTACATGAGACTTAAGACTAACGAATTAGGAACACTCAGAAACTGTGTATTAGTACAAGGTTATGCTCCTATAATTGAATAAACATAATATTATGTACCGATAGGGAAAAGAATATGCACCGCTATCCAcattcaaatatatatatatatatgtggtTGCACTTTATGGACGAATAACAAGTCCATTTTTAATATGCATATGACACTTCATTGCATTGATTATCGTAATAGGTAAACAATATaacttattatataaagtaccgatttcatataaatatattttagatATGCATCATACtatatatgatattaaaataaaagataaacTAATTTTAgtaatgcatatatatttattttttgctgtgattttgataattcataattaataataaactaAAACTAGTAGAAAAACACTACGTGAAgtataagaaaaatatataatacctTTCAACGTTCAATGTTTAAGTATATTAACATAATATGGTAAATATATTGTCTATATGAAgaaatcataataatatttgatatgataaaaataagaataatttgtattattttaattaacaaatttCTAAAAAATTCAAAGTTATAGATAATTCATCAAAATATAAGaagttttttcttttatattataaaaaaaaaatataaaaataaaacaaatttgGCATTATAAAAGGCTGATTccaatgatatatataaatgcatatgtatttatatattataagaaagttttagaaaaatatatattaatatatttatgcaatTATTCATCTGTTTGCAATGCGTCTGTAGCAGTTAATCCTTCAATTCTGTAGTATTTGTTCTAAGAGGGAAACAaccaaaaaatattgaaaatataaaagaatgTATTGTTTTCAGCATGATGCTTATATAGATGTAACACAAGTTTTTAAAGgaaaacataaatattatataagaatgttttatttttataaaggTTCCTTTTTGTTTCTTACCAATGAATCCTTTAGGTAATCGTGAGAATATCCACATAATATTTCTAATAAATGTATTgatcttaaaaaaaatgagcaaATCCTTTTtctataaagaaaataacatatattcatgatattatttttaaaaatttatattataaatattatacataaaaattatgaatataagcatgtatgtgtatatttcacaaatgcaatatatagaaaatcaTTTTAATTGGATAGTATATTACTTTTCTTCAtaggtaattttataatcatCCTCTGTCGTTAATATGTCAGTATTGATTGAATTAGCATGAACTTCACCTAATTCTTCGTATAGCCAAGCTAATACATAATTGGCTCTAGGTATTACCTCGATAGCATATCGAATTCTCTGcatttgataatatatagCTTTCCCCCATTCACAAGAGTCTCGATATCCTtcaaataaaattgtatataattGATACATTACCCAATGTTgagtaaatattttttcagcTTGTATATATACAGATAGTGCATCTGctaaatcatttttatttgtttcttCAAGTCTTTCAATATAACTATTTTCATATTCGATATATTCTAAAGCTGTATTTTCAGATATTTCTGATAAACAAATGTTacattttgttattattggTGTTTCACAATTATATTcactttttataaaaaatgttcctaaaaacaaattatcaaagaattttttttgtataataacattgaatataaatatttagttatataattatttgcacataaaaaatttgatatacatgagaacaaaaaaatgtaaacaaAATTCATTTTACTGTGCTCTTTTTACCTATTCCACAAGTTGCGCATTTAAATCCTCTTGAGTAATCTACAGGGTTGGAACATCGATTGCACATGCAAACAAATAACCAGTTGGTGAGTTTTTCTCTCCTgactataaaaatatgaacagtattatcattttgtaaaattaGAATTACAAAGATAAAATGGAATGCATTATACAACTTTTATTTTCCTAttctacatatttttttgtaaaatatcGATCTATTTTTTAGTCTTACTATTAgatgatttatataaatcGTCATCCCCGAGATATGATATTGTAAGTTCATCCCCTACATTTAATTTTACTCTTGCTCGTAAAACAAAACTATCATTTTCTCCATAATGCCAGCAAGCAGTTGAATTACAACTATGGGCAAGCATGGAAATAccttcaaaaaaaaaaattggaatTATATAATGCATTATCGAATATAGTTATATACTATGTcaatatgtatatatccATTACATTAGtgtttattaatttgttctcattttttaatcatttcccactacatatatatatatgtttgcaaatatttttcattttctccTTACGGTTATATAGAACAAGACCCTCAGAATCTGTGTGATGACCAAAGGCATTGTAATGCCATACTTGTATTATTCGGTCGTAAATATTGGGGtctattaatttatttttataataataatactttCCCCCATTTTTAGTAGTTTTAATTTCACACACTTTATCTAAAACATTGAAAACATCAGCATCCGGATCTTTATCAGGTTCCGGTATCCATTTATCAATACATGC
Above is a window of Plasmodium yoelii strain 17X genome assembly, chromosome: 9 DNA encoding:
- a CDS encoding falcipain-like protein; protein product: MNYHSSHHIRPEEEIFVDKGIQNVQLRRKNKMLIVTLAIVLSMFGFTVIYFNKTNKSSFNNGNVENYSNDDYLINYLLKSKAVKKFMGSKIEELIVESEKNEKNENNSVVVKDNKNNKDNNEKNVLFNKNTDNKKFTANLHDMQSIMNNLESVNLFYSFMKKYNKEYSSAEEMQERFYIFSEKLKKIEKHNKENHLYTKGINAFSDMRHEEFKMKYLNNKLKENHQIDLRHLIPYTIAINKYKSPTDQINYTSFDWRDHNAIIDIKDQQKCASCWAFATAGVVAAQYAIRKNQKVSLSEQQLVDCAQNNFGCDGGILPYAFEDLIDMNGLCEDKYYPYVSNLPELCEINKCQEKYTISKFALVPFNNYKEAIQYLGPITIAVGVADDFESYSGGIFDGECTSYANHAVMLIGYGVEDVYDIHLQKYVKEYYYIIRNSWGEFWGEHGYMRLKTNELGTLRNCVLVQGYAPIIE
- a CDS encoding SET domain-containing protein 7, putative, translating into METILRKLRRSNKKEEKIEEIDAIDEESWAQAKTLDLEDDSYNYKSNTKYKKNNNKIEKREDITEDIYLENDELENSSNNINENYYINSISLLNEYLHNVSTDIAKEYYIKKGKKYYNKYHNGNTSRAEYAQKIFEKCACETKEYSEVDNEINMLEEASIERIKIKKKNKKHQQVEEVLEEDEDIDEGEDYEIEDYEIEEEVENTDYKYIDDTIDLYDKENDEIFEQNQTNNNNNENVLENKEEIVNEAEEDEKYVEEKLEIYTNEQIDNEVEIAQIKGKGRCMFTRKELNPGNIIFIEKPLLIIIPSLNETLWEILNNLNNEQPFELPLRWHYAALCTITMLNDDDFNACIDKWIPEPDKDPDADVFNVLDKVCEIKTTKNGGKYYYYKNKLIDPNIYDRIIQVWHYNAFGHHTDSEGLVLYNRISMLAHSCNSTACWHYGENDSFVLRARVKLNVGDELTISYLGDDDLYKSSNIRREKLTNWLFVCMCNRCSNPVDYSRGFKCATCGIGTFFIKSEYNCETPIITKCNICLSEISENTALEYIEYENSYIERLEETNKNDLADALSVYIQAEKIFTQHWVMYQLYTILFEGYRDSCEWGKAIYYQMQRIRYAIEVIPRANYVLAWLYEELGEVHANSINTDILTTEDDYKITYEEKKRICSFFLRSIHLLEILCGYSHDYLKDSLNKYYRIEGLTATDALQTDE